The following are encoded together in the candidate division WOR-3 bacterium genome:
- a CDS encoding amino acid permease, with protein sequence MKLKKGLGLLDVFAIAAGAMISSGLFILPGLAFARAGPGMILSYIIAGLLFIPSIFSTIELVTAMPKSGGDYFYITRSMGFATGTIAGFASWFSLSLKSAFALVGMGLFTLLINPGFSMWQIKLIAVFLCLIFMCINILGIREAGITQIFLVLFLVLILSLYVLRGIISIDPRRFTPLMPYGFFPVLSTAGLVFISFGGLTKVASVAEEIHNPKINIPFGMILAYFVVLLLYGSTILVTTGVLEPAILKNSLTPISDGARTFWGTKGVIITAIAALLAFISTANAGIMSASRYPMAMSRDHLLPKFFRKINKRFKTPHTAIIFTTLFMVAIILFLNLRILVEAASTMLLLLFISANLAVIVMRESKLQNYQPSFRAPLYPYLQLFAIISYGFLIFEMGKETLIITVLFITTALLWYFIYVRRSISRDSALMYLVERITDRQIVTDTLKDELREIVKEREQIIEDEFDRLIKDAVIIDIPNRITFKEFIKIAAEKINERLSVNTETLMKLFIEREKQSCTALRPGLAIPHIVIKGTEKFEVLLVRAKDGIVFPDAKEPVHIVFILVGTKDMRNLHLRALMAIAQLTQQNDFDRQWLNAKTTDDLRDILLLGKRKRH encoded by the coding sequence ATGAAACTCAAAAAAGGCTTAGGTTTGCTGGATGTCTTTGCAATCGCCGCCGGTGCGATGATCAGTTCCGGACTCTTTATCCTTCCTGGTCTGGCTTTTGCCCGGGCTGGTCCGGGAATGATTCTTTCGTATATCATCGCCGGTCTGCTATTCATCCCTTCGATCTTCAGCACAATCGAACTTGTTACCGCAATGCCCAAAAGCGGCGGCGATTATTTTTATATTACACGAAGTATGGGATTCGCGACCGGCACAATCGCAGGATTCGCCAGCTGGTTTTCACTCAGCCTGAAAAGCGCCTTTGCCCTCGTCGGAATGGGACTCTTCACCCTGCTCATTAACCCGGGTTTCAGTATGTGGCAAATAAAACTCATTGCTGTCTTCTTGTGTCTCATATTTATGTGTATAAATATCCTCGGCATCAGAGAAGCAGGTATTACGCAAATCTTTCTCGTCCTGTTCCTCGTACTAATTCTTTCACTCTATGTCCTGCGGGGAATCATCAGCATAGATCCCCGGCGGTTCACTCCTCTTATGCCCTATGGATTCTTCCCGGTTCTGTCCACAGCCGGGCTTGTCTTCATCTCTTTCGGTGGTCTGACAAAAGTGGCGAGCGTCGCCGAAGAAATCCATAATCCAAAAATAAATATCCCTTTTGGTATGATTCTGGCCTATTTCGTCGTATTGCTTCTCTACGGTTCAACGATCCTCGTCACCACTGGCGTGCTTGAACCCGCAATACTGAAGAATTCTCTGACACCGATCTCCGATGGAGCAAGAACTTTCTGGGGGACAAAAGGTGTGATAATCACCGCGATTGCTGCACTACTTGCTTTCATCTCCACGGCAAATGCCGGAATCATGTCGGCATCCCGCTATCCCATGGCGATGAGTCGGGACCATCTGCTGCCGAAATTTTTCCGTAAAATCAACAAAAGATTCAAAACCCCACATACGGCGATAATCTTTACTACACTATTCATGGTCGCCATTATTCTATTCTTGAACCTGCGGATATTAGTCGAAGCGGCTTCCACAATGCTTCTACTGCTCTTCATCTCAGCAAATCTCGCTGTAATCGTAATGCGTGAGAGTAAACTCCAGAATTATCAACCATCGTTTCGGGCTCCCTTATATCCGTATCTCCAACTCTTCGCCATCATCAGCTATGGATTTTTAATCTTTGAAATGGGTAAAGAAACACTCATAATAACCGTCTTATTCATTACGACGGCACTGTTATGGTACTTCATATATGTAAGACGATCAATCAGCCGGGATTCAGCACTTATGTATCTTGTCGAACGTATCACGGATCGACAGATTGTAACTGATACATTAAAAGACGAACTGCGTGAAATCGTCAAAGAACGGGAGCAGATAATTGAGGATGAATTCGACCGTCTGATCAAGGATGCGGTGATCATAGACATTCCCAATCGGATAACCTTTAAAGAATTCATCAAAATCGCCGCCGAGAAAATAAACGAGAGGTTATCTGTCAATACAGAAACATTAATGAAACTGTTTATTGAACGGGAAAAACAGTCCTGTACCGCACTGCGTCCCGGTCTCGCCATCCCCCACATCGTTATCAAAGGAACTGAAAAATTCGAGGTTCTCCTTGTACGGGCGAAAGACGGCATCGTCTTCCCTGATGCAAAAGAACCCGTACATATCGTCTTTATCCTCGTCGGTACCAAAGATATGAGAAACCTCCATCTGAGGGCGCTCATGGCTATTGCCCAGCTCACCCAGCAGAATGATTTTGACAGACAATGGCTCAACGCCAAAACCACAGATGACCTCAGAGATATCTTACTCCTGGGCAAACGGAAACGCCATTAA